A region of Acidithiobacillus ferridurans DNA encodes the following proteins:
- a CDS encoding efflux RND transporter permease subunit, with translation MGAWLLRHRRSLLFLLLVLVLAGLLSAMKMPVALFPNVVFPRIEVTVNSGNMPIQQTEIAVTRPLEQALRAVPGVERIRSTTARGAADVSVQFAWGSNMTEALLQAESAVNKEMPVLPPDTRFTARRMDPTVFPVLGLSLTSDHLDPVALRRYAEYDLRPLLLTIHGVAQVEVQGGAREEYQVVVDPMRLQSYGLRPADVERALSNGNVITAVGRLQRHYRLYQILSESPLKNVQDIRHIVLKTGVAGVVDLADVAQVRVGTVPQWTTVTANGKNAVLVNIKQQIGANTVAIDHAIRTLLRKDAKSIPAGISLSTWYDQSQLITAAASSVRDAIFIGAGLAAMVLLVFLRNLRLTFIVAIVLPSVLLASVLILFVMHQSFNIMTLGGMAAAVGLVVDDAVVMLEHIMSRITEHPAEGEPVSVLHSALEMSKPLAGSSAATIIIFAPLAFLSGVTGAFFQALAISIAAALLVSFLVAYLAVPLLADLLLRPRDAEQAEHQGRFLAWFSGIYGQYLERLLQRPLFLSLIVLTFLLLGGWSYTQVGSGFMPAMDEGGFVLDYNAAPGTSLAETDRLLDQVQQILAKNRDVASYSRRTGLQLGGGITEANTGDFFIRLKAQRQHSIWQVMKTVREQIHNQVPGLRVQTGQLMEDLIGDLTAVPQPIEIKLFGADSQTLQKLARQVAGQIRKVPGVVEVFDGIIIAGDAVDIHVDPVKAALAGMTPGQVTNQLQTLMEGRVVSRIPQGQEMIGVRVRAPHALWNEINRLRQLPIIAPDGHYLTLGQVAEIRMQSGQAELNSENLKPMVAVTARIEGRAMSTVMGEVKARLAHVQLPQGVYLQYGGLYREQQQSMRELALVLLAAILLVTVLLLFLYERFTVVLSILATALLALGSVFIGLWLTGTERNITAMIGITMIVGIVTETAIFFFAEAQSAERHELVRAGKARLRPVLMTAIIAILALMPLALGLGAGAQMQAPLAIAIISGLLAEIPLVLVVMPGIYAWLERVFKKG, from the coding sequence ATGGGTGCCTGGTTACTACGGCATCGTCGCTCGCTGCTGTTTCTGCTGCTGGTACTCGTGCTTGCAGGTTTGCTGTCCGCCATGAAAATGCCGGTAGCCCTGTTTCCCAATGTGGTTTTCCCACGTATCGAAGTAACTGTAAATTCCGGGAACATGCCCATTCAACAGACCGAAATCGCTGTCACCCGGCCGTTGGAGCAGGCATTGCGGGCGGTCCCCGGTGTAGAGCGCATTCGTTCTACCACAGCGCGTGGCGCTGCGGATGTATCGGTGCAGTTCGCCTGGGGAAGCAACATGACGGAAGCCCTGTTGCAGGCAGAATCCGCAGTAAACAAGGAGATGCCGGTCCTGCCGCCGGATACCCGTTTTACTGCTCGGCGGATGGACCCGACGGTGTTTCCTGTTCTCGGGCTGTCCCTGACATCGGATCATCTGGATCCCGTCGCCCTGCGTCGCTATGCCGAATATGACCTGCGGCCGCTGCTGCTCACCATCCACGGCGTGGCGCAGGTGGAGGTGCAGGGCGGGGCGCGCGAGGAATATCAGGTAGTGGTGGATCCCATGCGCCTGCAGAGTTACGGCCTGAGGCCTGCGGATGTGGAACGGGCGCTGAGCAACGGCAATGTCATTACCGCCGTGGGTCGTTTGCAGCGCCACTATCGCCTATATCAGATTCTGAGTGAAAGCCCTCTGAAGAATGTGCAGGATATCCGTCATATCGTGCTCAAGACCGGTGTTGCCGGGGTCGTGGATCTTGCGGATGTTGCTCAGGTCCGGGTGGGAACGGTACCCCAGTGGACCACGGTGACGGCCAATGGCAAAAATGCCGTGCTGGTCAATATCAAGCAACAGATCGGTGCCAATACGGTGGCCATCGATCATGCTATCCGTACCTTGTTGCGCAAGGATGCCAAGAGCATTCCGGCGGGGATAAGCCTGAGTACCTGGTACGATCAGAGTCAGCTGATTACCGCCGCCGCATCCAGCGTGCGTGATGCCATTTTTATTGGAGCGGGTTTGGCGGCCATGGTGCTGCTGGTGTTTTTGCGGAATTTGCGCCTGACCTTCATTGTCGCCATAGTGTTGCCCAGTGTGCTCCTCGCCAGTGTGCTCATCCTTTTTGTGATGCACCAGAGTTTCAACATCATGACGCTGGGCGGGATGGCAGCGGCCGTGGGCTTGGTGGTAGATGATGCCGTAGTGATGCTCGAACACATCATGAGCCGCATCACCGAACATCCGGCTGAGGGTGAGCCTGTGTCGGTATTGCACTCGGCACTGGAAATGAGTAAACCGCTGGCGGGCTCATCGGCAGCAACCATCATCATTTTTGCACCTCTGGCATTTTTGTCCGGGGTGACCGGTGCTTTTTTCCAAGCATTGGCCATTTCCATCGCTGCGGCTCTGCTGGTGTCCTTTCTGGTCGCTTACCTGGCGGTGCCACTCCTCGCCGATCTGCTCCTGAGGCCTCGGGATGCCGAGCAGGCGGAGCATCAGGGACGCTTTTTGGCTTGGTTCAGCGGCATTTATGGACAATATCTGGAAAGGTTGCTGCAACGGCCATTATTTTTATCCTTGATCGTACTGACCTTTCTGCTCTTGGGTGGATGGTCTTACACACAGGTGGGCAGCGGTTTCATGCCCGCGATGGACGAGGGTGGATTTGTACTGGATTATAACGCTGCCCCCGGTACTTCTTTGGCGGAAACGGATCGGCTGCTGGATCAGGTTCAGCAGATTCTTGCCAAAAACCGGGATGTGGCCAGTTATTCACGGCGAACGGGCCTGCAGTTGGGAGGCGGCATCACGGAAGCCAACACCGGAGATTTTTTCATCCGCCTCAAGGCGCAGCGACAGCATTCCATATGGCAGGTAATGAAGACGGTCCGCGAGCAGATTCATAATCAGGTTCCGGGGTTGCGGGTGCAAACGGGACAACTGATGGAGGACCTCATCGGAGATTTAACCGCCGTGCCCCAGCCTATCGAAATCAAGCTCTTCGGTGCGGATTCCCAAACCCTGCAAAAGCTGGCCCGGCAAGTGGCCGGACAAATCCGTAAGGTGCCGGGCGTTGTCGAGGTGTTTGACGGGATTATCATTGCTGGCGACGCCGTTGATATTCATGTGGACCCGGTGAAGGCCGCTCTTGCCGGAATGACCCCCGGTCAGGTCACCAATCAGTTGCAAACCCTGATGGAAGGTCGCGTGGTCAGCCGGATACCCCAAGGCCAGGAAATGATCGGGGTCCGAGTCCGCGCTCCTCATGCACTCTGGAATGAAATCAATCGCCTGCGGCAACTCCCTATTATTGCTCCCGATGGGCATTATCTGACCTTGGGGCAGGTGGCGGAAATTCGTATGCAATCCGGACAGGCGGAACTGAACTCGGAAAACCTCAAGCCCATGGTCGCGGTGACGGCCCGTATCGAAGGGCGGGCGATGAGCACGGTGATGGGCGAAGTGAAGGCCCGTCTGGCCCATGTGCAGTTGCCCCAAGGGGTCTACCTGCAATATGGCGGATTATACCGCGAACAGCAGCAATCCATGCGCGAACTGGCGCTGGTGCTGCTGGCTGCGATTCTGCTGGTGACGGTGTTGCTCCTGTTTCTCTATGAGCGTTTTACCGTGGTCCTGAGTATTCTCGCCACTGCTCTCCTGGCCTTGGGTAGCGTGTTTATCGGTCTATGGCTGACCGGCACGGAGCGCAATATCACGGCCATGATCGGGATAACCATGATCGTCGGCATTGTGACGGAAACGGCGATTTTCTTTTTTGCGGAAGCGCAGTCTGCGGAGCGACACGAACTGGTGCGGGCCGGAAAAGCACGGCTGCGGCCCGTGCTGATGACCGCCATCATCGCCATCCTGGCCCTCATGCCGCTGGCCTTGGGGTTGGGTGCCGGGGCACAAATGCAGGCACCTTTGGCCATCGCGATTATTTCGGGATTGCTGGCCGAAATCCCCTTGGTACTGGTGGTGATGCCTGGGATTTATGCGTGGCTGGAAAGGGTTTTCAAAAAAGGTTAA